Genomic segment of uncultured Tolumonas sp.:
TTCTGCCTGCAGTTGCGATTCTGGAAGAACGCGCTAAAGCGTAATGATTTAACGGGAGGCAAATGTCTCCCGTTGCTTTGCCACTCGGCAACAAATAATTTTTTAGCAACTCGTTCAACTCGCATTTTGTAGTTGAACACCTGATAGGACCTTTGAAATGTCTAAGATCTTTGATTTCGTTAAACCAGGCGTTATTACCGGTGACGACGTACAGAAAGTATTCGAAGTAGCAAAAGCGAACAAATTCGCTCTGCCTGCTGTTAACTGTGTTGGTACTGACTCAGTAAACGCTGTACTGGAAGCTGCTGCTAAAGTTAAAGCGCCAGTAATCGTTCAGTTCTCTAACGGCGGTGCTGCATTTATCGCTGGTAAAGGTATGAAACTGGAAGGTCAGAAAGCGGCTATCATCGGTGCTATCTCTGGTGCTAAACACGTTCACGCAGTTGCTGAAGCTTACGGCATCCCTGTAATTCTGCACACTGACCATGCAGCTAAAAAACTGCTGCCATGGATCGACGGTCTGTTGGACGCGGGTGAGAAACACTTCGCTGAAACTGGCAAACCACTGTTCTCTTCTCACATGCTGGATCTGTCAGAAGAATCTCTGGAAGAAAACATCGACATTTGCTGCACATACTTAGAACGTATGGCAAAAATGGGCATGACTCTGGAATTAGAACTGGGTTGCACTGGTGGTGAAGAAGACGGCGTAGACAACAGCCACATGGATCAGTCTGCTCTGTACACTCAACCAGAAGACGTTGCATACGCTTACGAGCGTCTGAGCAAAATCAGTCCACGTTTCACCATCGCTGCCTCTTTCGGTAACGTACACGGTGTTTACAAACCAGGTAACGTTAAACTGACTCCAAGCATCCTGGATGCTTCTCAGAAATACGTTTCTGAAAAATTCGGCGTTCCAGCTAACACTCTGAACTTCGTATTCCACGGTGGTTCAGGTTCTACTGATGCTGAAATTAAAGAATCTGTAGGCTATGGCGTAGTTAAAATGAACATCGATACTGACACCCAGTGGGCAACTTGGGAAGGTATCCTGAACTACTACAAAGCGAAAGAAGCTTACCTGCAAGGCCAGCTGGGTAACCCAGAAGGCGCAGACTCACCAAACAAAAAATACTACGATCCACGCGTATGGTTGCGTAAAGCTCAGGAAACTATGATTGCTCGTCTGGAACAAGCATTCAAAGAACTGAACGCTATCGACGTACTGTAATTTCAGAAAAGTATTCTTTCTGAATAAAAGCGCCTGCAATGCAGGCGCTTTTTTATTGCGTAGCTTATTATTTAGTAAAGCAAATAACTATTTGTTGTCTATGATGTATGTGAAGGTAATGTTATGAAAAAGAGACTATTTGTAGTAACATTCGGCACCTTCGATCCTGAGATTCAGGTTTTATCCGGGTAGAACAAGGACAAATATGACAATTGCAGATGGACGGCAAGATGCATTATTAGAGTGTTTGCTGTTTATGTCTCAACATTATGGTATGGGAAATACCCGTGAAGCGCTCATGGCAGGGCTACCATTACAGGATGGGAAATTAACATCGGAATTATTTCCTCGTGCGGCACATAGAGCGGGTTTTGTTGTTGACTATTTTTCATCGCCTTTAGATGCCATTCCTGCACTATTATTGCCCTGCGTTCTGTTGATGCGCGATGGTCGGGCCGCAGTTCTCCTTTCTGTTGATAAGTCTAAAACGCAAGCCACTCTTTTTTTTCCAATTGGTAGTGTTGGTCAGCAGTCGGTTTCTTTAGCCGTATTGGCGGAAGAATGCTCTGGTAATGGTTTTTATATTAAACGCCGTTTACAGTTCGATGCTCGTGCGCCAGAAGTATTGAAACCCAAAGAAGGGCATTGGTTTTGGAGTACATTACTGGAATCATTGCCAATCTATAAAGATGTATTGATCGCTTCTATATTGATCAACATATTTGCTATTGCTAGTCCAATTTTTACCATGAACGTCTATGACAAGATCGTTCCCAATCTGGCATTTGACTCGCTCTGGGTATTAGCCATTGGTGTTTCATTAGTTTTTACCTTTGATATTATTATCCGGCAACTTCGCAGTTATTTCATTGATATCGCAGGCAAAAAATCTGATTTACTACTTTCGGCCAAGATTTTCTCTAAGGTTATGGGCATTCGTATGGAGTCCAGGCCTAATTCAACAGGGGCTTTTGCTCGCCATCTGCAAGAGTTTGAATCTATACGTGAATTTTTTACTTCAGCAACAGTGTCAGCGCTTATCGATTTACCTTTCGCATTTTTGTTCTTGTTGGTTATTTGGATTTTTGCAGGCTTACTCGCAGTCGTGCCATTGATTGCTATTATTTGCATGGCTGTATATAGCCTTTATATTCAGGCACCACTGCGTCAAAGCATTGAAGAAAGCAGCCGGTTGTCATCACAAAAATATGCCACAGTTATAGAAGCTATTGCTGGGCTTGAGTCTGTTAAAATTCATAATGCGGAAGGGCAATTCCAGCATCGCTGGGAACAAGCCGTTAGTCATATGGCCAATTCGGGTATTACTAC
This window contains:
- the fbaA gene encoding class II fructose-bisphosphate aldolase — protein: MSKIFDFVKPGVITGDDVQKVFEVAKANKFALPAVNCVGTDSVNAVLEAAAKVKAPVIVQFSNGGAAFIAGKGMKLEGQKAAIIGAISGAKHVHAVAEAYGIPVILHTDHAAKKLLPWIDGLLDAGEKHFAETGKPLFSSHMLDLSEESLEENIDICCTYLERMAKMGMTLELELGCTGGEEDGVDNSHMDQSALYTQPEDVAYAYERLSKISPRFTIAASFGNVHGVYKPGNVKLTPSILDASQKYVSEKFGVPANTLNFVFHGGSGSTDAEIKESVGYGVVKMNIDTDTQWATWEGILNYYKAKEAYLQGQLGNPEGADSPNKKYYDPRVWLRKAQETMIARLEQAFKELNAIDVL
- a CDS encoding type I secretion system permease/ATPase encodes the protein MTIADGRQDALLECLLFMSQHYGMGNTREALMAGLPLQDGKLTSELFPRAAHRAGFVVDYFSSPLDAIPALLLPCVLLMRDGRAAVLLSVDKSKTQATLFFPIGSVGQQSVSLAVLAEECSGNGFYIKRRLQFDARAPEVLKPKEGHWFWSTLLESLPIYKDVLIASILINIFAIASPIFTMNVYDKIVPNLAFDSLWVLAIGVSLVFTFDIIIRQLRSYFIDIAGKKSDLLLSAKIFSKVMGIRMESRPNSTGAFARHLQEFESIREFFTSATVSALIDLPFAFLFLLVIWIFAGLLAVVPLIAIICMAVYSLYIQAPLRQSIEESSRLSSQKYATVIEAIAGLESVKIHNAEGQFQHRWEQAVSHMANSGITTRKITNMVSGLANYVQQMTTVALIVLGVYQISEGNLTMGGMIAAVMLAGRAIGPLIQLSVLSTRYNQAKSALLLLENIMQSPSEREDDKHYLDYDRLTGRIDLDDVSFSYPGSEQSALKQLTVRIRPGEKIAIIGRIGAGKTTLEKLILGLYKPLSGSVRLDGFELSQLHPSTIRDNIGCVPQDFTLFYGSIRQNIQLGHPHSTDAQILRAAQRAGVSQFTNHDPNGLERQVGEGGRNLSGGQRQSIALARALLLDPPILILDEPTANMDNRSESLVKRELANLPAETTMLLITHRTSMLDIVDRIIVIEQGMVVADGPRDHVLQQLKEGKVRVRENADA